In Procambarus clarkii isolate CNS0578487 chromosome 13, FALCON_Pclarkii_2.0, whole genome shotgun sequence, the genomic stretch AACCCCCATCCTCCCCCACCAGAACCTCTATCCTCCCCCACCAGAACCCCTATCCTCCCCCACCAGAACCCCTATCCTCCCCACCAGAACCCCCTTTCCTCCCCACCAGAACCCCCTATCCTCCCCACCAGAACCCCCTATTCTCCCCACCAGAACCCCCTATCCTCCCCCACCAGAACCCCCTATCCTCCCCCACCAGAACCCCTCATCCCAGACTTGCCACCTTCTGCTGTCAAGGAAAAACTTTGTGTACGTAAGAGACCAAGTTGGAGTGAGTTGTTGGTCCTGGTGGTAATCCTGTTAAGGCGGGGACtgaggggagaggtgagagagagagagagagagggggagagagagagagagggagagagagagagagagagagagagagagagggagagagagagggggagagagagagagggagagagagagagagagagggggagagagagagagggagagagagagagagagagagagagagagagagagagagagagagagagagagagagagagagagagagagagagagagagagagagagagagagagggagagagagggagagagagagagagagagagagagagagagagagagagagagagagagagagagagagagagagagagagagagagagagagagagagagagagagagagagagagagagagagagagagagggagggagagagagggagagagagggagagagagggagagggagagagagagagagagggagagagagggagagagagggagagagagagagagagagggagagagagggagagagagagagagagagggagagagggagagagagggagagagagggagagagagggagagagagggagagagagggagagggagagagagagagagagagagagagagagagagagagagagagagagagagagagagagagagagagagagagagagagagagagagagagagagagagagagagagagagagagagagagagagagagagagagagagagggagagagagggagagagggagagagagggagagagagggagagagagagagagagagggagagagagggagagagagagggagagagggagagagagggagagagagggagagagagggagagagagggagagggagagagagagagagagagagagagagagagagagagagagagagagagagagagagagagagagagagagagagagagagagagagagagagagagagagagagagagagagagagagagagagagagagagagagagagagagagagagagggagggagagagagggagagagagggagagagagggagagggagagagagagagagagggagagagagggagagagagggagagagagagagagagagggagagagagggagagagagagggagagagggagagagggagagagagggagagagagggagagagagggagagggagagagagagagagagagagagagagagagagagagagagagagagagagagagagagagagagagagagagagagagagagagagagagagagagagagagagagagagagagagagagagagagagagagagagagagagagagagagagagagagagggagagagagggagagagggagagagagggagagagagggagagagagagagagagagggagagagagggagagagagagggagagagggagagagagggagagagagggagagagagggagagggagggagagagagggagagggagagagagagagagagagagagagagagagagagagagagagagagagagagagagagagagagagagagagagagagagagagagagagagagagagagagagagagagagagagagagagagagagagggagagagagagagagagagagagagagagagagagagagagagagagagagagagagagagagagagagagagagagagagagagagagagagagagagagagagagagagagagagagagagagagagaggagggagagagagggagagagagggagagagagggagagagagagagagagagggagagagggagagagagggagagagagggagagagagggagagagagggagagagagggagagggagagagagagagagagagagagagagagagagagagagagagagagagagagagagagagagagagagagagagagagagagagagagagagagagagagagagagagagagagagagagagagagagagagagagagagagagagagagagagagagagagagagagagagagagagagagagagagagagagagagagagagagagagatagagagagagagagagagagagagagagagagagagagagagagagagagagagagagagagagagagagagagagagagagagagagaagagaagacatTAATAGGAGAGACAAATATCGGAAAGACGGGAACAGGAAATGAAACAAAAGTTAAGAGGAGAGAAGCTGGGACACGTAATATCAAGGCGGGATATATTTATGCGCTGTTTACAACCCGACATTTCACAAGTTGTCTCAAAAGTAATCTTGGTGATTGGTCGGCCAGATTAGACCTCATCACATTCTTCACGAACCATCCAAAGTTTTACCCATAACTTTCTCGTTCTCTCTATCACCATGGGCTGATGATGAGGCGTTTGGCTGGCctatattggtgtgtgtgtgtactcacctagatgttctcacctagttgtgtctgtaggatcgagcattgactcttggatcccgcctttcgggcATCGGttttttacagcaatgactacggtCCTATTTCCCCTATCATGCCtagttttaaaataatgaatagtatttgcttccacaacctgttccctaagtgcattccattttcccactactctcacgctaaaagaaaacttcctaacatctctgtgactcatctgagtttcaagcttccatccatgtcccctcgttctgttactattccgtgtgaacatttcgtctatgtccactctgtcaatcccccggagtattttatacgttcctatcatgtcccccctttcccttcttctttctagtgttgtaaggcacagttccttcaggcgctcctcataccccatccctcgtaactctgggacgagtctcgttgcaaacctctgaaccttttccagtttcattatatgcttcttcagatggggactccatgatgaagcAGCattctctaagactggcctcacataggcagtgtaaagcgccctaaatgcctttagagagtgtgtgtgtgtgtgtgtgtgtgtgtgtgtgtgtgtgtgtgtgtgtgtgtgtgtgtgtgtgtgtgtgtgtgtgtgtgtgtgtgtgtgtgtgtgtgtgtgtgtgtgtgtgtgtgtgtgtgtgtgtgtgtgtgtgtgtgtgtgtgtgtgtgtgtgtgtgtgtgtgtgtgtgtgtgtgtgtgtgtgtttgtgtgtgagtttgtgggcgtaggtactcgcctatttgtgcctgcagaatccagCGTTAGCTCTTGGATCTCGCTTTTCAATCCACCAGTTGTCTAATGCTATGCCTCCTGATCTATTTCACTATccccctattttttttttttttttgagatatatacaagagttgttacattcttgtagagccactagtacgcgtagcgtttcgggcaggtccctggaatacgatcccctgccgcgaagaatcgttttttcatccaaatacacattttactgttgcgttaaacagaggctacagttaaggatttgcgcccagtaaatcctccccggccaggatacgaacccatgacatagcgctcgcggaacgccaggcgagtgtgttaccactacaccacggagactaaatttgaatggagtttgcctctacaacctgctccttttgtTCCTtaaattttcccactactctaatGCTAAAAGAAAGCTTTCTAACATccctatgactcatctgagtctcaagcttccaccgGTGCAACCTTGTTCAATTGTTTTTCATTGGGAACATTtcttctatttccactctgtaaaTCCTCTTAAGTAGTTTATATGTCTATCATGTCTTACCTAGCTCTCCTTTTTTTTAGCGTCGTTAGGTTCATTTCATTCAGTCTCTCTTCCTTTCCCAACCCCTTacaattctgggacgagcctcgtcgcaaacatcTGAACCTTTTCGTGTTTCCGTATGTGTTTCTCTAGGTGGGGCAGCATACTGTAACACATATCTCACGTAGGTCTAGGTcacgtggggcctcgtagcctggtggatagcgcgcaggactcgtaattctgtggcgcgggttcgattcccgcacgaggcagaaacaaatggggaaagtttctttcaccctgaatgcccctgttacctagcagtaaataggtacctgggtgttagtcagctgtcacgggctgcttcctgggggtggaggcctggtcgaggaccgggccgcggggacactaaagccccgaaatcatctcaagataacctcaagataggttatGAACAGCGATCTAAATGCCTCTTTATTTATGTTCCTGAATGATTAGTAATAGTAATATCTTCCACGGAAATATGGTCAGGTGTCTTTTCCGTAATCCTGCTATTCTGATAACTAAGAGTTGTTATTAATAGAGGTGTTCACCTGGATGTTATTCCTCGTAACTCTCTCCGTACACCGAGGAACGCGGGTAATGGCACTGCTTTCATTCATCCATTTAGCTCAACTCTACAACTGCAGTTCCCAGAATAACAGGATTACAGAAAGGACACATGACCGTAGATGAACGTACCGCTGGTACATTGGCAGTCAGGGATAGTGGTGACATGATCAGGcggtcaagaaggataagaggaccgGACTCAGGATAGCTGCCTCtctagacgttgagatgtaagtatCATCCTAGTTACACACTCAGAACTTGACAAAGAACTCAGAAGAGtgcaaaagacttggtgtaaattccttacataaatttcacaaatacacaagtgtgcttTTTTATCCTTTGTTCCAGAAGGATGTTCTGTCTTTCGCTTGTGTACAgtacgctgctgatgttatcctgcttatgtgagcctctggagttaggtttgatGTTAGGTCcacttccaggggccagattcacgaaagcacttacgcaagcacttacgaacgtgtacatctttcctcaatctttgacgcctttggttacatttattaaacagtttacaagcatgaaaacttcccattcaactgttgttatcgttataaacagcctcctggtgcttcggagctcatcaactgtttaataattgtaaacaaagtcgccaaagattgagaaaagaggtacaggttcgtaagtgcttgcgtatgtgctttcgtgaatcttgcccctgGTCTTTTTCTTGAGTTGCTACAGGGAGttggttttgttttattttgtgttgttcctttggtctcctgtcacctgttcCTATTTTCATCACATTACACTTGATcgtattgaactccagtagccatatcTCTGACCGTCTGTGAAACTTGTTCAAGTCGTCTTGGAGATTCCTACAATTCATTTGTCTCAACTCGTCTCAATAATTTTGCGTCACCTACAAACATCGACTCAACAAAcataagaaatagaattggtccccagCACCAATCCTTGAAGTATTCTTGTTACTGTTTGACAGTCCGACTTCACACCCCttactgttactctctggcttcTGTCTGTTacgtaattccttacccatgttagggcttctccgcttactcccgcctgcctctaaaGCTTGTATAGTACATCTTAAGTGTTGTACTgtggctacctaccttgaggtgcttccggggcttagtgtccccgcggcccggtcgtcgaccaggcctcctggttgctggactgatcaaccaggctgttagacgcggctgctcgcagcctgacgtatgagtcacagccaaaCCTTTGCCAAAATGTGGCAAAGGTTTTTTGCCGATCCAAGCTATGTCAGTGTTTGTTTTTATAACTAATTCTCAAAGTGTGTAACTAGTCTCAATCTCATTTTATTAAATTTCTTTGGAGGGGTTGCCTGTtagtgatactggtctgtagtttagtgcctcttttatatctcctttcttgaaaatttttACCATATTTATCTTCTTACAGCAGCTAGGCAACTGTTCCTTTGTAAGCTTAAAGATCTTCGCTAGAgatacgctgagggcctgcgctgcctcttttaataTCGACGGTGATACGTTGTCTGACCCAACAGCTTTAGTACCATCTAGTGATGCTAGGTCTTGCTTGACTTCTTCTGCTCTCACCTCAATATTGAACAGTCTCTCGTTTACGGTCATCTGATCCTGTAACATggagagctgctcaggctcggttgtggacACAACATGGaaactggtgttcactacctcgcAGATCTCCTTAACGGTTACTGTATAGACCATTCTCATTTTTTGAAGTCTTGTCACTCTATTGTCATCATATGGGTGAcatgtttcatttaataataatatgcaatTTCTATGAGTTGAAGTCAGTATAGTGAGATGTTTGTGTCTTATTGTGTCTAAAATTATGcatagtctgtctgtctgtatattTGCATCTGCCTCCAGCTGTTTTTAATGTtctgcctctgtatcactctatcTTTTTAACTGCATGGCAGCCTATTGATGTATACCTGATGTATTATTGATGTATATCTAACTGTCTACACCCTTCACAAACATTCGTGCTCTGCTAAACCGGGCAAGAAGGTACCCGTTGATTAAACCAAAAATTCACTGAAAAATATTGTCTATTGGTTCTTTTGAGACCGAAAAATAATACTTCAGCCATCCCTTCAGTTATTTTCTAATGAGTGGAGAGAGGACGCCTGTGCCCGTGGGTCGCAATAACATCAAAACAGACGGACATTGGCATACTTTACACTACTAATACCGTGATGTGACAAGCTTAATTATTTATAATCTGTGTAGTGCCCTACCTCATATAACTCACAATGTGCAGTTGCTGTTAAAAGCCTCCTTAAtgggtaaggggggagggggatactTTGCAACACTGTTTTTCTAGGTGCCGATTTGTTTCAAGAATTACCACATTTTGTTTTACCTGTGACTGTGTGGGGGACCTGTGGCTGTGTGGGGGACCTGTGACTGTGTGGGGGACCTGTGACTGTGTGGGGGACCTGTGACTATGTGGGGGACATGTGGCTGTGTGGGGGACCTGTGACTGTGTGGGGGACCTGTGGTTGTGTGGGGGACCTGTGACTGTGTGGGGGACCTGTGACTGTGTGGGGGACCTGTGACTGTGTGGGggacatgtgactgtgtgggggacctgtggttgtgtgggggacctgtggttgtgtgggggacctgtggttgtgtgggggacatgtgactgtgtgggggacctgtggttgtgtgggggacctgtgactgtgtgggggacatgtgactgtgtgggggacctgtgactgtgtgggggacatgtgactgtgtgggGGACCTGTGACTGTGTGGGGGACCTGTGGTTGTGTGGGGGACCTGTGGCTGTGTGGGGGACCTGTGACTGTGTGGGGGACCTGTGGTTGTGTGGGGGACCTGTGAATGTGTGGGGGacgtgtgactgtgtgggggacCTGTGACTGTGTGGGGGACCTGTGGTTGTGTGGGGGACCTGTGAATGTGTGGGGGacgtgtgactgtgtgggggacctgtgactgtgtgggggacatgtgactgtgtgggGGACCTGTGGTTGTGTGGGGGACCTGTGACTGTGTGGGGGACCTGTGACTGTGTGGGGGACCTGTGACTGTGTGGGGGACCTGTGGTTGTGTGGGGGACCTGTGAATGTGTGGGGGacgtgtgactgtgtgggggacctgtgactgtgtgggggacatgtgactgtgtgggGGACCTGTGGTTGTGTGGGGGACCTGTGACTGTGTGGGGGACCTGTGACTGTGTGGGGGACCTGTGGTTGTGTGGGGGACCTGTGGTTGTGTGGGGGACCTGTGGTTGTGTGGGGGACCTGTGGTTGTGTGGGGGACCTGTGGTTGTGTGGGGGACCTGTGGTTGTGTGGGGGACCTGTGACTGTGTGGGGGACCTGTGACTGTGTGGGGGACCTGTGACTGTGTGGGGGACCTGTGGTTGTGTGGGGGACCTGTGAATGTGTGGGGGacgtgtgactgtgtgggggacctgtgactgtgtgggggacatgtgactgtgtgggggacctgtgactgtgtgggggacctgtggttgtgtgggggacctgtggttgtgtgggggacctgtggttgtgtgggggacctgtggttgtgtgggggacctgtggttgtgtgggggacatgtgactgtgtgggGGACCTGTGGTTGTGTGAGGGACCTGTGACTGTGTGGGGGACCTGTGACTGTGTGGGGGACCTGTGGTTGTGTGGGggacatgtgactgtgtgggggacctgtgactgtgtgggggacctgtgactgtgtgggggacatgtgactgtgtgggggacctgtggttgtgtgggggacctgtgactgtgtgggggacatgtgactgtgtgggggacctgtgactgtgtgggggacatgtgactgtgtgggggacctgtgactgtgtgggggacatgtgactgtgtgggggacctgtggttgtgtgggggacctgtggttgtgtgggggacctgtgactgtgtgggggacatgtgactgtgtgggggacctgtgactgtgtgggggacatgtgactgtgtgggGGACCTGTGGTTGTGTGGGGGACCTGTGGTTGTGTGGGGGACCTGTGACTGTGTGGGGAACCTGTGGTTGTGTGGGGGACCTGTGACTGTGTGGGggacatgtgactgtgtgggggacctgtgactgtgtgggggacatgtgactgtgtgggggacctgtggttgtgtgggggacctgtggttgtgtgggggacctgtggttgtgtgggggacatgtgactgtgtggggaacctgtggttgtgtgggggacctgtgactgtgtgggggacatgtgactgtgtgggggacctgtgactgtgtgggggacatgtgactgtgtgggggacctgtgactgtgtgggggacctgtggttgtgtgggggacctgtggctgtgtgggggacctgtgactgtgtgggggacctgtggttgtgtgggggacctgtgaatgtgtgggggacctgtgactgtgtgggggacctgtgactgtgtgggggacatgtgactgtgtgggggacctgtggttgtgtgggggacctgtgactgtgtgggggacctg encodes the following:
- the LOC123757343 gene encoding uncharacterized protein, whose product is MVYTVTVKEICEVVNTSFHVVSTTEPEQLSMLQDQMTVNERLFNIEVRAEEVKQDLASLDGTKAVGSDNVSPSILKEAAQALSVSLAKIFKLTKEQLPSCCKKINMVKIFKKGDIKEALNYRPVSLTGNPSKEI